From Acidobacteriota bacterium, a single genomic window includes:
- a CDS encoding PqqD family protein: protein MKPVARRNDLVVKRDTGELFIEDVINQKYIYLNPTSAYVWDKCDGQRDANQIATEMGSELGVSVSEKVVQMVMRRLEGERLVVCV from the coding sequence TTGAAACCAGTAGCCAGAAGAAATGATCTAGTCGTGAAACGCGATACCGGCGAGCTTTTTATCGAAGACGTAATCAATCAAAAGTACATCTATCTGAATCCGACATCAGCGTACGTATGGGACAAGTGCGACGGCCAACGCGATGCGAATCAGATCGCCACGGAAATGGGCAGTGAACTCGGAGTTTCGGTGAGCGAAAAGGTCGTCCAGATGGTGATGCGGCGGCTTGAAGGAGAGCGTCTTGTCGTTTGCGTGTGA